GTACATAGTCACATGACTTCAAATTATCACAGACAGCCATTTAAATATATGgcaaattatcaattttgacATATTTCAACTATGCCGATTTGTAAAATATCATCAAGATTAATgaacatatacaatacaagtggACATATACGAAAAAATGAAGTTGGTTTCAAAattctacatgtacaatatacaaatatgtggATATATAATTTGTCTGGATACACAACCTACATTAATAGGTAATACAATGAAAATCCTTCTATATGATACCAAAATAATTTTCTTATAGAATACACCCCGAATATATGAGATCCTGTACAATGACATATGCTGTATTACAAGATTACAAGGCTTATCAAGGGCAATGAAAATGTACCCAAATATTGGATTGTGCAGGATCTTAATTTCACAAGTTCCACATTAAGAACCAAATAAACAAGTCAAAACATATTCccatttcatatgaatttaaaataacTTTTTTAAACATCTCATGTGATCATGATAGTaatttcaccccccccccccccattttaaaTTGTATAGAAATGCATTATATCTAATATAACTGGCAAGAATTTATATCTCTTAAAAAGAAGGATTTGTTATTCTTTCATTTTGCCAGAAATACCATTGggaaaaatttttaaaaaaataaataaataaagaaaaagaagaaaaaaaacaacaaaacccAAACAAATTATATACAAGCATTCCCAAAAACCTTATGATTTGACAGACTGGGTAGGTTTCATCAACCACTCtggattgtttttatgaaagtTCTGAAACAAGCTGGTTTTTTCATTCTGCTTGCCTGGTGCACTCAGCCAGGTACTAACCGCAGGTTTCTGCATCAACCAATCCTGGTTGTCAATCGATGCCAGTGTTGGTATGACTATTTTCTGGGTCTCTGGGACACTTTTATCTTCCTTCAGTTTACCTGGAACTTTAATCCACGTTGACAGCTTTTTATCAAAATGCTTGAATGAAATtccctcttgagaatcctttTTAGAGGACACTGGCTTCAGCCAATCAGAAATGTTCTGACTGGTGTTGGTTAGGTACTTGTCAAATGGATTCGTCATACTGCTGTTGATTGGATTGGAGTTTCCTGGTTTCAGAAGCCAAGTGTTGGTATCCACAGGACCTGTGTAGGTTTTTTGTATCTTGCTAGGTATGGCAGTGACAGGGGTAAGTTTACACACTGGGTTCTTCTGGAGGAATTTATCAAGACAGCTGGGGTCTGTAGCACATTCCTTCatatctagaaaaaaaaaattaaatcagcTAAATGAATCCCATATAAAATCATTCTTTACCAAAGTAATTTTGACAACTtcaggccaaaataaaaatggaCGAAAAGAAACGAGCCTCCCGTACCCTTTGCAATATAAAGTTTAAAAAGCATGTACCATAAATAAAAGTATAATATACATGACAAGCCATACCTGTACATGTTTCAGTCGCTGTACATAACCAGGTGAAGTCGCTCACTTTTGGGTGTTCATGACCTAAACAAGACCCAAGGTTTTCTATGTCCAGGGGTTTCTTGGACTGACATGCCTGACTACAACAGCTCTCGGTCTGAAAAGTCCAAATACAACACCTGATCACGATCTATCCGTAATTTGAAACAAATACAATTTCTCATtctaaatacacatacatgtaattgaatgcATTACAATGGTGCAAACTTGGAGACATAGTCCTCACTTTATTCCTATCAATAACACAGCATCACTACTCTATCATTTAATTTAACACACCATCACTACTCTATCTTTTAATTTAACACAGCATCACTACTCTATCATTTAATTTAACACAGCATCACTACTCTATCATTTAATTTAACACAGCATCACTACTCTATCATTTAATTTAACACAGCATCACTACTCTATCATTTAATTTAACACAGCATCACTACTCTATCATTTAATTTAACACAGCATCACTACTCTATCATTTAATTTAACACAGCATCACTACTCTATCATTTAATTTAACACAGCATCACTACTCTATCATTTAATTTAACACAGCATCACTACTCTATCATTTAATTTAACACAGCATCACTACTCTATCATTTAATTTAACACAGCATCACTACTCTATCATTTAATTTAACACAGCATCACTACTCTATCATTTAATTTAACACAGCATCACTACTCTATCATTTAATTTAACACAGCATCACTACTCTATCATTTAATTTAACACAGCATCACTACTCTATCATTTAATTTAACACAGCATCACTACTCTATCATTTAATTTAACACAGCATCACTACTCTATCATTTAATTTAACACAGCATCACTACTCTATCATttaatttaacaagaggcccatgggccacatcgctcacctgagtcaccttggtccatatcagaagattttccatatctatttgcatgtaaaaccgtagtccctattatggccccaaacctacccctggaggccatggtttttgcaaacttgaatctacactacgtcagaaagctttcatgtaaatatgaacttctttggcccaatggttcttgagaagaagatttttaaagatttcccctatatatttgtatgtaaaactttgatcccctattgtggccccatcctaccccaaaaggggggtggggggtggggcatgatttcaacaaacctgaatctgcactatatcagaaagctttcatataaatctcagcttttctggcttagtggttctgggaagaagatttttaaagatttttcctatatatttgtatgtaaaactttgaccccctattgtggccccatccgacccccgggggccatgatcttagcaatttataatctgcactatatcaggaagctttcatataaatctcagcttttctggctcagtggttcttgagaagatttttcctataaatttgtatgtaaaactttgatgccccccttgaggccccattcaatccccggggtccatgattttaacgaacttgaatctgcactatatcaacaacaacaaaaacaaacaaaaaaaacaaactttgaccccctattgtggccccatccgacccccgggggccatgattttaacaatttagaatctgcattatataaggaagctttcatgtaaatctcagctattctggctcagtggttcttgagaagaagattttccctatatatttgtatgtaaaactttgaccccctattgtggccccatccgacccccgggggccgtgattttaacaatttagaatctgcattatataaggaagctttcatatagatctcagcttttctggctcagtggttcttgagaagaagatttttaaagattttccctatatatttgtatgtaaaactttgaccccctattgtggccccatccgacccccgggggccgtgattttaacaatttagaatctgcattatataaggaagctttcatatagatctcagcttttctggctcagtggttcttgagaagaagatttttaaagattttccctatatatttgtatgtaaaactttgatcccctattgtggccccatccgacccctgggggccatgattttaacaatttagaatttgcattatataaggaagctttcatataaatctcagcttttctggctcagtggttcttgttgagaagatttttaaagattttccctatatatttgtatgtaaaactttgaccccctattgtggccccatccgacccccgggggccatgattttaacaatttagaatctgcactacctaataaagcttatctataaatttcatcttttctggcccagtggttcttgagaagaagattttttaatgaccctaccctatttttaccttttcttgattatctccccttggaaggtggcctggccctttattttaacaatttagaattccctttacctaaggatgttttgtgccaactttggttgaaattggcccagtggttgttgagaagaagttgaaaatgtgaaaagtttacagacggacggacggacgccggaatacgggtgatcagaaaagctcacttgagctttcagctcaggtgagctaaaaattgtaTGTAGGTATTAATATGTAGACATGTCATTTTCACTGTTTGATTTTGGGGCTTTACAAGGATATACAgtgttataatgccacccctgCTCATTGCCTGAAAATCCTAAAGAACAGATTCCTCCCATGTTAGCACACACGTTATAATGCCAACCTGCATTATGCCATATGtcactgattttcacaaacaaatggtcaaattttatagggtttacccttgataataatgccaattaccTAACACCCATCCGTAATCATACCTGTACCTTGAAAGCAGTGCAGTAAAATGTTACAGGCTGGACAAGGCATTCAGGTTAATTACTAATAATTGCTGAATTAAACTCAAGatctaaatgtttatacagaatggaaCCCAAATAAATTTACggaattgaatttcttttgactaCTCGGTGAATTTGTCAGTAAtggtgaatttgttatattgcCACCCCCGCTTTATTGACCATATTCGTCTCGAGTAAAAGTTGACAATATATCACAATAGGCCTATggaccacaatgctcacctgagtcttcagaagatttttagagGACTGTTTACCCTCTTTATTCCAATGAAAATTTTTGGCCCCATACTATGACCACAAACAACCCTAGCCCCACAGGGTCATGACCTTACTGACCTTAAATTCACACAGAATAAGGATGCTTCAGCATCAGTATTATTTACTCGACCTTGCTGTTCTGAagaaaaaggtttttaaaattttaaatatattcccACATAAAATTTTGGTCCACTGTTGTTGCCCCACCTACCTCTACGGAACCATGATTCAAACAAACTTTAATAATCTGTACTGAGGATGAATGCaatggccctgctgttcttgagaaaaaaaatttccaCACACCCCTTATATTCCATATTGCAGCCCAAACCTAACCCCAGGGCATTGATTTGAAGAAATCTGAATCTAAACTACCTGAGAATGCTTACATTTGAATATGGCTATCTTcttatattatgtaaaactttgatcacctactTTGCCTAATCCTACCCCCCCCTTGAGGTctatgatttgaataaacttgaatttgcactacacttcgttcctctctccatcaccaatgggtccattcattcctactcgctcattctcatgaataattaataagGCAATCTGATTGGGCGCTCATAGTATACCCTGAGTGAATTTGTGCAATCAACAAGACGCTTTCAGtccaatttcggtatacaattgTTATGATAGCAAAGTTCATTCCCTCATCAGAGGGCATGTTACAGAAAAGTGCAagtagcgcacggaactctgggtagagaatgaacaAAGTTAAGttaatgctacctttaaaaacagaagagttccgttactataacaattactttgattggacgatttttaaatattcatgagaatgagcgagtaggaatgaaagGACCCATGgatgatggagagaggaacgaagtgtaatcaaccgtgggtttccgacaatGTACCTGTggatgtttgcatatcaatgtAACTAATCATGGCACTGTTGCTCTCgagaaaaacatttttgaaagttttctttcctatatattcccatataaaagcCTGGTttccctacccccccccccccccccaattacaCTACCTGataatgcttgcatattaatttgactATTCAAGACATTGCTGTTCTTAGGATTTTTCCCAATATCCCTGTGTTCTAAAACTtttccccctattgtggccccatcctactccttGGGATCATGATTGAACTTTTTTGAATGTACCCATTAAGAAATTTTTCACATAAGTTTTGTCTTTcaggtccaatggttcttgagaaaaattttaaaagatgccaccatATCTTTACTATTTCTTAATAATAGCCCTTTTGAAAAGTGTGCAACTCTACATTTGAACAATTCTGAGTCTCCCTTTGCCCATGGATTCTCTATAGCAAGTTTGGTCGAAATtggtagttctggagaagaagtaaaaaatgtgtaaagtttacatacggatagacagacagatggatgccagacaacaggtgatcaggaaagctcacttgagcttataGCCCAGGAATAAAAAACCAACCGGGCACACAGATTCATATGACACATTACCACAAAGTTCGAAAAAAAtaagtaaacaaaaaaaaatatatataaaaaaaaaaatttcatttaaaaaaatcaacagataGGCAGACTAACAAAGTGATTCTCATAAATCCCAAAGGTTTCAATAAGGGAGGAGTTCCTTTTACCTTTTTCGCTAACCAATGTTTTGTGTCCTGTGATACTGTGGCAAAGTAGTGCTGGAAAACATCATGGGTCTTGCTGTGAGTGGAACTAGGGGAGGAGCTGGTCTTCAGCCAGACAGTGGAGGAGGGCTTGTATTTCCACTGAAGCAGGTTTGGGGAGGAGTGGGCGGGGGAAATAACATAATCACGATGGAACTCCATGTCCACTTCTGGAGAGCCTGCAAAGACATCCTGTATTAGACTCACTCAAAAGTCAATGACCACATTCATCACCTCATTCTTTTAAACTATCTGGCATGACGTGGACTGTAATGTTATATACAGCATAAACTCATATCAAGATTTGCAATTAGCAATTTACAGGAAAACACGTTCACAGCGAATGTGCTGTGCACAATTTTGATTCCAAAGCATTATTCGATGAGGAGAAAATAAGAATTGTTCAAGATTGACTACCATGTATACTCGCCTATAGGTCGGTTCACCTATAAGTCGGTTACATTCTGTAGgctattttggagggatttgccattgacccgcttataagtcgatagaacttttttcaagaatcggttgacTAACGTTTTCACCTCTATTTCAAATAAAGTTTTGTGAAATGCActgatattcattcattttctcaacaaatcaatttcaataatatacGCTTAAGAtgaagaaaatcattaaaatatgtaaaaacttgtactttatgcatataatcttagaataaatgaataatataatatgtcCATTCAACATTAATCATTATAATCATCGGAGTACGAagttgttaaaaaaaacccactacatTAAACTATCCAGAAAAATGTTAATCTTCTTAGGATTCACCTATAAGTTGGATATAGAGTTTTGGATCAAattttaactcccaaaaatccgacttataggcgagaaTATACGGTACATTAACTTTACTCTCTACATAATAATCCGACTTATAGGGGAGAATACACGGTACATTAACTTTACTCTCTACATAATAATCCGACTTATAGGGGAGAATACACGGTACATTAACTTTACTCTCTACataaaaatccgacttataggggAGAATATATGGTACATTAACTTTACTCTCTACATAATAATTTGACTTTGGTGTTAGAATGTCCTTGACAGTGAACCCTATTGAGACATACCACATGATCCTCCACTTTCTACAATCTCAAAATCATCCTCATCTTCCAGGTCTTGCTTGATTTGCTTCAGCCAACTCTGGGTGCTGGAAAATGTCCCTTGAGAGGTCAAGCTCGGTACACTTAAACTGGAGGTCAAGGACGAAGTATGGCCCGACATGATTGATGTGACGCTATTAGTAGCTGAGTAGACGGATCCCAAGCTTCTGCTATCAGTCGTCTGCTGCAACCAATCATCTTTCTTGTTGCTTAACTTTGGCATGGTGAATTTGGAGGCAGATTCAGAGGTGTTTGTAATGGTAGAAGATCGTGCCAGCCAATCATTTACAGAAGGAGACAGCTTAGGAATTTTCACATCAATCTACAATATAAAACCGCCCACATTATCATAGATAATTTGGAATATTAATGAAAACCACTTGTGAAACAATCATAGCTAATATGTTTCCTAAACTCCTAGAATTAGTGATTAACAAAAACTTTTTGTCACAATTGCagttctgtattgcttatattaaTCTAAGATTCTCTTTCTCAGAATTCAAGACTGTTCAGAAATCCAGAGTTCTATAGGAGCGGTTGAGAACGTTTTTATATCATCTATGATGTACACAAAGCAATACATAGAAATGAACTTACGAAAGGCATACCTTACTACCTTACAAAAAAATTCTCACACCTGGAATATACCTTGGAGAATACCATTTGTTTTACAGATATTCTTTTCCTACCTGTGCAGTTACAAATTCCCTAGTTACATCACCTCACTACAAGACATtgtcacaccccccccccccaaaaaaaaccccaaaccaTATGCAAGTTTCATTACACACCTTATGTTGTACAAAATAACCCTCTAATGTAGAGTTCTTTAGTCATGCACAGGATGCAATAGCCAGAATGCcctaacccccctccccctttcatCCCTCTTTCCACACTTACCTGGGAGCTGGGGGCCCTAGCCTGCTGGACCTCCTCCACTGTCTTGTACAGGATGTGATGGTCGGCATCATCGTACTCCTCTACATGTCTGGGCAGACTGGTGGATGGATTCCCTGGCTGGATGAACACAGAGTGCGGGAGACCACTAGCATCTATCTTGCCAAAGCGGTTGATGTTCTCCCTCAATAATCCAGCCTCACAGCGGAAGGTCAAATATGGGGACTCTTCTGGCTTCAGGTCATTGGGGTCAATTCTGCTTAGAATGCAAGACTTAATTTTCAACAACTTgcttaatgataaatgtattcaCTGTCATTGGAGGAAATAGAAAAGTATTGCAGATACACGTACTcaaatctaattattttaaccTACATTTCTGTATCATCAATGATATTGTAAACTTTCCAGAAATATTATAGTTGGCcactattttttgtttattatcaCAGGAAGTGTGTTTATTTTGGAACAGCATGCATGGATAGATGATATCCCACGTTTTGTTTAGTATGTTATAGCTCAATAATGTTGGACTCATCAATGTGTGAGTAAATTCATGTAGATTTATTAAGTATGAGTTCTATAGTTATCCGATGTAGACTGTTATGCGGTTTTGACGAACTATGGAATGGCTGTTCAAACTAATTTGTAGGATTAATCTTGGTGTGAAAACTACGGAACAAAGTTTTGTCATGAATTTGGTAatttttgtactttcatttgTAGGTTGAAACACTGGAATAAGTGGTAACTACAGATGGTGTATTGATTTATTGTTGAGCTATACAATTTCCTTGATGTCATTTTTCTATTTTCCATTCAATTAACAATAATATGTAGTTAAAATGTTTGATCACCTTAGTCTGAACCAGTAGTTAACTGGACATCTATTTTGATCTATccatttctatcaaaatttaagTTCTGTTACCTAGCTTGAGTTATGCCCCCTTTCTGGGTCTGGATGACTCCCAGAAGTTTGTGTAGTTTTGCTTGCTGGTTGTTCAGAACCTCTTCCTTGGCACTCTGCAGTAACTCCACCTGGTTCAGAAGCCACACCTCTCGGTTCCTCAGGGCCTCTAAATTACGACTCACTGCA
This genomic window from Ostrea edulis chromosome 4, xbOstEdul1.1, whole genome shotgun sequence contains:
- the LOC125668245 gene encoding nuclear receptor coactivator 4-like isoform X1 translates to MFQGFDVFNFCEMESQARQLENAIQEIDRVKRKLQQNVSEVKLQVQTAVSRNLEALRNREVWLLNQVELLQSAKEEVLNNQQAKLHKLLGVIQTQKGGITQASRIDPNDLKPEESPYLTFRCEAGLLRENINRFGKIDASGLPHSVFIQPGNPSTSLPRHVEEYDDADHHILYKTVEEVQQARAPSSQIDVKIPKLSPSVNDWLARSSTITNTSESASKFTMPKLSNKKDDWLQQTTDSRSLGSVYSATNSVTSIMSGHTSSLTSSLSVPSLTSQGTFSSTQSWLKQIKQDLEDEDDFEIVESGGSCGSPEVDMEFHRDYVISPAHSSPNLLQWKYKPSSTVWLKTSSSPSSTHSKTHDVFQHYFATVSQDTKHWLAKKTESCCSQACQSKKPLDIENLGSCLGHEHPKVSDFTWLCTATETCTDMKECATDPSCLDKFLQKNPVCKLTPVTAIPSKIQKTYTGPVDTNTWLLKPGNSNPINSSMTNPFDKYLTNTSQNISDWLKPVSSKKDSQEGISFKHFDKKLSTWIKVPGKLKEDKSVPETQKIVIPTLASIDNQDWLMQKPAVSTWLSAPGKQNEKTSLFQNFHKNNPEWLMKPTQSVKS
- the LOC125668245 gene encoding nuclear receptor coactivator 4-like isoform X4 — translated: MESQARQLENAIQEIDRVKRKLQQNVSEVKLQVQTAVSRNLEALRNREVWLLNQVELLQSAKEEVLNNQQAKLHKLLGVIQTQKGGITQASRIDPNDLKPEESPYLTFRCEAGLLRENINRFGKIDASGLPHSVFIQPGNPSTSLPRHVEEYDDADHHILYKTVEEVQQARAPSSQIDVKIPKLSPSVNDWLARSSTITNTSESASKFTMPKLSNKKDDWLQQTTDSRSLGSVYSATNSVTSIMSGHTSSLTSSLSVPSLTSQGTFSSTQSWLKQIKQDLEDEDDFEIVESGGSCGSPEVDMEFHRDYVISPAHSSPNLLQWKYKPSSTVWLKTSSSPSSTHSKTHDVFQHYFATVSQDTKHWLAKKTESCCSQACQSKKPLDIENLGSCLGHEHPKVSDFTWLCTATETCTDMKECATDPSCLDKFLQKNPVCKLTPVTAIPSKIQKTYTGPVDTNTWLLKPGNSNPINSSMTNPFDKYLTNTSQNISDWLKPVSSKKDSQEGISFKHFDKKLSTWIKVPGKLKEDKSVPETQKIVIPTLASIDNQDWLMQKPAVSTWLSAPGKQNEKTSLFQNFHKNNPEWLMKPTQSVKS
- the LOC125668245 gene encoding nuclear receptor coactivator 4-like isoform X3, with the protein product MDLKSCEMESQARQLENAIQEIDRVKRKLQQNVSEVKLQVQTAVSRNLEALRNREVWLLNQVELLQSAKEEVLNNQQAKLHKLLGVIQTQKGGITQASRIDPNDLKPEESPYLTFRCEAGLLRENINRFGKIDASGLPHSVFIQPGNPSTSLPRHVEEYDDADHHILYKTVEEVQQARAPSSQIDVKIPKLSPSVNDWLARSSTITNTSESASKFTMPKLSNKKDDWLQQTTDSRSLGSVYSATNSVTSIMSGHTSSLTSSLSVPSLTSQGTFSSTQSWLKQIKQDLEDEDDFEIVESGGSCGSPEVDMEFHRDYVISPAHSSPNLLQWKYKPSSTVWLKTSSSPSSTHSKTHDVFQHYFATVSQDTKHWLAKKTESCCSQACQSKKPLDIENLGSCLGHEHPKVSDFTWLCTATETCTDMKECATDPSCLDKFLQKNPVCKLTPVTAIPSKIQKTYTGPVDTNTWLLKPGNSNPINSSMTNPFDKYLTNTSQNISDWLKPVSSKKDSQEGISFKHFDKKLSTWIKVPGKLKEDKSVPETQKIVIPTLASIDNQDWLMQKPAVSTWLSAPGKQNEKTSLFQNFHKNNPEWLMKPTQSVKS
- the LOC125668245 gene encoding nuclear receptor coactivator 4-like isoform X2; this encodes MFQGFDVFNFCEMESQARQLENAIQEIDRVKRKLQQNVSEVKLQVQTAVSRNLEALRNREVWLLNQVELLQSAKEEVLNNQQAKLHKLLGVIQTQKGGITQARIDPNDLKPEESPYLTFRCEAGLLRENINRFGKIDASGLPHSVFIQPGNPSTSLPRHVEEYDDADHHILYKTVEEVQQARAPSSQIDVKIPKLSPSVNDWLARSSTITNTSESASKFTMPKLSNKKDDWLQQTTDSRSLGSVYSATNSVTSIMSGHTSSLTSSLSVPSLTSQGTFSSTQSWLKQIKQDLEDEDDFEIVESGGSCGSPEVDMEFHRDYVISPAHSSPNLLQWKYKPSSTVWLKTSSSPSSTHSKTHDVFQHYFATVSQDTKHWLAKKTESCCSQACQSKKPLDIENLGSCLGHEHPKVSDFTWLCTATETCTDMKECATDPSCLDKFLQKNPVCKLTPVTAIPSKIQKTYTGPVDTNTWLLKPGNSNPINSSMTNPFDKYLTNTSQNISDWLKPVSSKKDSQEGISFKHFDKKLSTWIKVPGKLKEDKSVPETQKIVIPTLASIDNQDWLMQKPAVSTWLSAPGKQNEKTSLFQNFHKNNPEWLMKPTQSVKS